Part of the Bacillota bacterium genome is shown below.
TGAGACGGCAATGATCAGGCCGGACCAGAATTCGACCCCTTGAGTCAGGCCCAGTTGTCCCAGAAAGACCGGGAGGAACGGCATGACCATCGTCCAGCTCACCGAGCTTACGAAGATGGCCAGCCAAAGGACGTATAAGTTACGTCTCCACTGCGGCAATGCGGTGAGCCTCCTTGGCCAATGGGTAGATGATTGGCTGCGAAGGTCCAAAAACCTACCGGCCGGCGGCGATTTGGCGGTTCAAATCCTGGTGCTGATGGGCAATTCTGTCGGCCAGGCGGCGGGCGGCCGGTCATTGACGGGAACTCGACAAGACGAAGGAGCCCGGGGAGACGCCACGTCCTCCCGGGCTCCTTGAGTTGGCTGGCCGAGCATGCGAATCCGCGGCGGCCGGGCGGCGCGGCCGACTCAGACCCCCCGCCAGACGCAATGCATCCAGTCTTCGATGGCCAGGGTCAGGGCCACCGCCGCCCGGTCCTGGAAAGACGGATCGCGCAGCAGCGCGGCCTCCTCGGGGCAGGTCACGAAACCGAGCTCGGCCAGGACCGACGGGCAGCGGGTATTCCTCAGGACCGAGTAGTAATCGGACGTGCCGGCCGAGTTCAGCCTGAACGTCGTCTTCCGCCAGGGCAGGCCCAGGTGCACGCTCAGCTGGCGTTGCATGATGGCGGCCAGGGCGGCTGAATCCGGTGAGCGATACTGGTAGTAAAGCTCGGCCCCCCTCGCCGACGGGTCCCCGGCGGCGTTGTGGTGAACCGAGACGAAAAGGACGTTGGCCGGGTCCGCGTTGGCGATGGTCGACCTCTGGAGTAGCTCCGGATTGGAGTCGTCGGCCCGGGTCAGGAGGCACCCGATGAGCGACCGGCGGGCGAGGAGCGCCCGCACCTTGAGGGCCACGGCCAGGTTGAGATCCTTCTCTTTGAGGCTGTCCGCGCCCAGGGCGCCCGGGTCATCGCCACCGTGGCCCGGGTCGATCACGATCTTTGGGACCATCGCCACACCCCCATGGGGTCTCCGTCGAGACCCTTTTCGTCTCCTACAGGATATTCCCAGGGGGCTCGTGAATACCCCGTCGCCGGTGCCATAATGACCTGGATAGCGGCGATCGTACTTGGGGGGAACCTTGATGACCAGTCCACGAACTCCGCGGGACCACTACATCGACTGGCTGCGCAACCTCGGCATCCTGATGCTCTTCCCGTTCCACACGGCCCGGGTCTTCGACTACTGGGAGCCGAACTACGTCAAGGACGCCGCGCAGCTGGGGCCTGAGTTGGTACATCGTCCTCGTGGCCGATTGGTTCATGCGCATGGTTGGGTCATGAAGCGTCGGGCTCTACCGGCCGCGACGTCCACTCCCGGCAGGTCGATTGGCCAATTGTGTCGAAATTGGCAACTCGGTCCAGCCAGTCGGTTCATCCTGACGAATTGGGGGATGGAGGATGGTTGAAAAAGTGTCTTCACCTTAGAGCGCGCTCTAGTACAGCGCCTCTACGCGAACCTTGCCATGACCCTTTCAGGCGCCGTTGAGGGGTTGGACCTTGCCGTGATGGCGCAACAACCTCGGGGGGGACAACAATGTCGAAAAGCGATTCTTTTCGTCAGATGTACGCCGTTGAGGGCCGATCCGTCGCCGAGATAGCCAAAGCCACGAACAGCAACTACGCTTTCGTCTATGGTGTGGTCTCCAAAATGGATGAATTCAGGGACCGGGGTGCAGCGGGTCTGCTGGGGTCGGCAGAGACGATAGTCGACTCGGACGAGGGTGGCCAAGGCAATCCCGCGCTTCATGAGGCCATCGAGATGGTACTCCGGGGGAGTTGGCCGGGAGTCACCGCAGCCGAGGCCGTCGACATGGCGCTGGGACGCAGAGAGGGGCTGTCGGTCAAAACCATTGCCCGGATCCTCAACGAAGAAGGGCTTTACACCACAAAATCCGGCCAGCCGGTCACCGCCGACCAGATCTGCATGCGCGTCAAGTCCCACCTTGACCGCTTTGATGTCAGGATTCGGCCAGCCGACTGAGCGTGGTGGTCAGGCAATGGTCAGCAAAAAGCCCCTCCCCGGCCTGC
Proteins encoded:
- a CDS encoding N-acetylmuramoyl-L-alanine amidase; this encodes MVPKIVIDPGHGGDDPGALGADSLKEKDLNLAVALKVRALLARRSLIGCLLTRADDSNPELLQRSTIANADPANVLFVSVHHNAAGDPSARGAELYYQYRSPDSAALAAIMQRQLSVHLGLPWRKTTFRLNSAGTSDYYSVLRNTRCPSVLAELGFVTCPEEAALLRDPSFQDRAAVALTLAIEDWMHCVWRGV